A stretch of Brevundimonas naejangsanensis DNA encodes these proteins:
- the glyS gene encoding glycine--tRNA ligase subunit beta: protein MSQLLLEIFSEEIPARMQQGAARDLERMACDRLKAAGLTWDALTTYAGPRRLTLVIDGLPAATPDRNEELKGPKTSAPAQALEGFLRKTGLTQDQLVERDGVWFAQISSKGRATTEVVAESVDDIIRHFPWPKSMRWGTGTLRWVRPIKRILALFDGAVIPFEVDGIQSGDVTEGHRFMGAGQPFAVKDFADYRTKLERNFVLLDAADRKLRILEGARAVCAAKGLALVDDDGLLDEVSGLAEWPTPILGDMDPQFLALPPEVVQLSMKVHQKYFAVREPGKDGLAPHFVVVANVEATDGGQALAAGNAKVLSARLSDAEFFWTEDQKVGFDAWNAKLKDVTFHAKLGTLAERVDRIAALAREIAPLVGADADQAEQAARLSKADLASGMVGEFPELQGIMGGYYARLAGQPDAVADAIRDHYKPQGPGDTVPTAPVTVAVAMAEKLDTLVGFFAIDEKPTGSKDPYALRRAALGVIRLVLENGVRVELSNIVIHAGRRLMAQQLAGRADKLEAFLEPLRKSGDLADNGLLQQLSSVSQKTAGVLVVDSVEKTTPQDWERRRSLDFGLFVMDRLTVLLRDKGQRHDLVAAVFALGDDDLVRIVRRVEALAAFLATDDGANLLAGYKRAAQLLKAEEKKGPLPEGAVATGLPNQPAEETALAFAAAAAASAVDAALEAEDFAAAMTALAALRGPVDAFFTAVMVNSDVAEERENRLKLLGQVRGVMNRVADFGQIAG from the coding sequence ATGTCCCAGCTTCTCCTCGAAATCTTCTCCGAAGAAATCCCCGCCCGCATGCAACAAGGCGCTGCGCGCGACCTTGAGCGCATGGCGTGCGACCGTCTGAAGGCCGCGGGCCTGACCTGGGACGCGCTGACGACCTACGCTGGGCCGCGCCGCCTGACGCTGGTGATCGACGGCCTGCCCGCCGCCACGCCCGATCGCAATGAAGAGCTGAAGGGGCCCAAGACCTCGGCGCCCGCGCAGGCGCTAGAAGGCTTCCTGCGCAAGACCGGCCTGACGCAGGACCAGCTGGTCGAGCGCGACGGCGTCTGGTTCGCGCAGATCAGCAGCAAGGGCCGCGCGACCACCGAAGTCGTGGCCGAGAGCGTCGACGACATCATCCGCCACTTCCCCTGGCCCAAGTCGATGCGCTGGGGCACGGGAACCCTGCGCTGGGTGCGGCCGATCAAGCGCATCCTGGCCCTGTTCGACGGGGCGGTGATTCCGTTCGAGGTGGACGGTATCCAATCGGGCGACGTGACCGAGGGCCACCGCTTCATGGGCGCGGGCCAGCCGTTCGCGGTCAAGGACTTCGCCGATTACCGCACCAAGCTGGAGCGCAACTTCGTCCTGCTGGACGCCGCCGACCGCAAGCTGCGCATCCTTGAGGGCGCCCGGGCCGTCTGCGCGGCCAAGGGTCTGGCTCTGGTCGATGACGACGGCCTGCTGGACGAGGTGTCGGGTCTGGCCGAATGGCCGACGCCGATCCTGGGCGACATGGACCCGCAGTTCCTGGCCCTGCCGCCGGAAGTGGTCCAACTGTCGATGAAGGTGCACCAGAAGTATTTCGCAGTGCGCGAACCGGGCAAGGACGGTCTCGCCCCGCACTTCGTCGTCGTGGCGAACGTCGAGGCGACCGACGGGGGGCAGGCTCTGGCGGCGGGCAACGCCAAGGTGCTGTCGGCGCGTCTGAGCGACGCCGAGTTCTTCTGGACCGAGGACCAGAAGGTCGGCTTCGACGCCTGGAACGCCAAGCTGAAGGACGTCACCTTCCACGCCAAGCTGGGCACCCTGGCCGAGCGGGTGGACCGCATCGCCGCCCTGGCGCGCGAGATCGCCCCGCTGGTCGGCGCCGACGCTGATCAGGCCGAACAGGCCGCACGCCTGTCCAAGGCTGATCTGGCCTCAGGCATGGTCGGCGAGTTCCCGGAACTGCAGGGGATCATGGGCGGCTACTACGCCCGTCTGGCCGGCCAGCCCGACGCCGTGGCCGACGCCATCCGCGACCACTACAAGCCGCAGGGACCGGGCGACACCGTCCCGACCGCCCCGGTCACGGTCGCCGTCGCCATGGCCGAAAAGCTGGACACCCTGGTCGGCTTCTTCGCCATCGACGAAAAGCCCACGGGGTCGAAGGATCCCTATGCGCTGCGCCGCGCCGCGCTGGGCGTGATCCGGCTGGTGCTGGAGAACGGGGTGCGTGTCGAGCTTTCGAATATCGTCATCCATGCAGGGCGACGACTAATGGCTCAGCAGTTGGCTGGCCGCGCCGACAAGCTTGAGGCTTTCTTGGAGCCGCTTCGTAAGAGCGGCGACTTGGCAGACAATGGGCTGTTGCAACAGCTTTCAAGCGTATCTCAAAAGACTGCCGGTGTGCTTGTCGTTGATAGCGTTGAGAAAACAACGCCTCAGGATTGGGAGCGTCGACGCTCCCTCGATTTTGGGTTGTTTGTAATGGACCGCCTGACCGTCCTCCTGCGCGACAAGGGCCAGCGACACGATCTCGTGGCGGCCGTCTTCGCGCTGGGCGACGACGATCTGGTGCGGATCGTGCGTCGGGTGGAGGCGCTGGCCGCCTTCCTGGCGACGGACGACGGGGCGAACCTGCTGGCGGGCTACAAGCGCGCCGCCCAACTGCTCAAGGCCGAGGAGAAGAAGGGGCCGCTGCCCGAGGGCGCCGTCGCCACCGGCCTGCCGAACCAGCCGGCGGAAGAGACCGCCCTGGCCTTCGCCGCCGCCGCCGCCGCCTCGGCCGTGGACGCGGCGCTGGAGGCCGAGGACTTCGCCGCCGCCATGACGGCCCTGGCCGCCCTGCGCGGCCCGGTGGACGCCTTCTTCACCGCCGTCATGGTCAACTCCGACGTGGCCGAAGAGCGCGAAAACCGCCTGAAGCTGCTGGGCCAGGTGCGCGGCGTCATGAACCGCGTCGCCGACTTCGGCCAGATCGCGGGCTGA
- the ileS gene encoding isoleucine--tRNA ligase yields the protein MADADTQTPSGRDYRDTVFLPETPFPMRGGLPKKEPEILEQWGDLYGHLRSLRQAQKAPLYVLHDGPPYANGDIHIGHALNKTLKDFVVRSRFLLGYDVDYVPGWDCHGLPIEWKIEEQFRAKGRRKDEVSKEEFRTACREYAGKYIDLQRDQFLRLGITGDFANRYATMDFTSEAAIVAEFHKFKNSGQLYRGSKPVMWSPVERTALADAEVEYHDHVSPTVWVKFPVVGATDSHPDDLLAFRTATPSVVIWTTTPWTIPANRAISYGPDINYGLYEVTALEEGLDYEPWAKPGDRFIIADKLAEDVFKAAKIAAWTRVYDIDPSGLECAHPLAALDSGYGFSVPLLAGDHVTDDAGTGFVHTAPGHGADDYAVWLAHGHREVPDTVDPDGAYYEHVPLFAGLKVLETEGKKTGKFGPANGAVMEKLIEAGNLLARGRMEHSYPHSWRSKAPIIFRNTPQWFIRMDERLEDDGTLRNRALNAIDATAFHPAAGKNRIRSMVEGRPDWLISRQRAWGTPLAMFVDKQTGQPLHDPEVDARIVKAVAEGGADVWFSAPDSDFLGAHDPERFEKVTDILDVWFDSGSTHAFTLDPRTAESGYTGDRPSHWPADLYLEGSDQHRGWFQSSLLEGCGTRGRAPFKAVLTHGFTLDENGEKMSKSRGNTTDPLTIIKESGADILRLWVALVDYSDDQRIGKQILQTTVDAYRKLRNTVRYLLGALNGFDEAERLPHDQMPPLEQFILHRLWELDQQVREAYRDYRFQDVVRPVLEFCSGDLSALYFDVRKDSLYCDRPDSVRRRAVRTVMDEVFSRLTAWLAPLTPFTMDEAWTTRFPDAGTNCARVIPDTPDTWRHDAEARRWAQVETVLEVVNEALEAARRDKVIGGALDAWPVVTAPAELLAPFEGLDAAEVFRTSGAELVVGGEAVTVEVKLADHPKCARSWRRVPDVGSDPDYPDLSARDADAVRWLDARKA from the coding sequence ATGGCCGACGCCGACACCCAGACCCCTTCCGGCCGCGACTATCGCGACACCGTCTTCCTGCCCGAGACGCCTTTCCCCATGCGCGGCGGCCTGCCCAAGAAGGAGCCTGAGATCCTGGAGCAGTGGGGCGACCTGTACGGTCATCTGCGCAGCCTGCGTCAGGCCCAGAAGGCGCCGCTCTATGTGCTGCACGACGGACCGCCCTACGCCAACGGCGACATCCACATCGGCCACGCCCTGAACAAGACGCTGAAGGACTTCGTGGTCCGCTCGCGCTTCCTGCTGGGCTATGACGTCGACTACGTGCCGGGCTGGGACTGCCACGGCCTGCCGATCGAGTGGAAGATCGAGGAGCAGTTCCGCGCCAAGGGCCGCCGCAAGGACGAGGTCTCGAAGGAAGAGTTCCGCACCGCCTGCCGCGAATACGCCGGCAAATACATCGACCTGCAGCGCGACCAGTTCCTGCGCCTGGGGATCACCGGCGACTTCGCCAACCGCTACGCCACCATGGACTTCACGTCCGAGGCGGCCATCGTCGCCGAGTTCCACAAGTTCAAGAACTCGGGCCAGCTGTATCGCGGCTCCAAGCCCGTCATGTGGTCGCCGGTCGAGCGCACCGCCCTGGCCGACGCCGAGGTCGAGTATCACGACCACGTCTCGCCCACGGTCTGGGTCAAGTTCCCGGTGGTCGGGGCGACCGACAGCCATCCGGACGACCTGCTGGCCTTCCGCACGGCCACGCCGTCGGTGGTGATCTGGACCACCACGCCCTGGACCATCCCCGCCAACCGGGCGATTTCCTACGGACCGGACATCAACTACGGCCTGTATGAGGTCACGGCCCTGGAGGAAGGGCTGGACTACGAGCCCTGGGCCAAGCCGGGCGACCGCTTCATCATCGCCGACAAACTGGCCGAGGACGTGTTCAAGGCCGCCAAGATCGCCGCCTGGACGCGGGTTTACGACATCGACCCGTCGGGCCTGGAATGCGCCCACCCGCTGGCGGCGCTGGACAGCGGATACGGCTTCTCCGTGCCGCTGCTGGCGGGCGATCACGTCACCGACGACGCAGGAACCGGCTTCGTCCACACCGCGCCGGGCCACGGCGCGGACGACTACGCCGTCTGGCTGGCCCACGGCCATCGCGAGGTGCCGGACACGGTCGATCCCGACGGCGCCTATTACGAGCACGTGCCGCTGTTCGCGGGCCTCAAGGTGCTGGAGACCGAGGGCAAGAAGACCGGCAAGTTCGGTCCCGCCAACGGCGCGGTGATGGAGAAGCTGATCGAGGCCGGCAACCTGCTGGCGCGCGGCCGGATGGAGCACTCCTATCCGCACTCCTGGCGCTCCAAGGCGCCGATCATCTTCCGCAACACGCCGCAGTGGTTCATCCGCATGGACGAGCGGCTCGAGGACGACGGCACCCTGCGCAACCGCGCCCTGAACGCCATCGACGCCACCGCCTTCCACCCGGCGGCGGGCAAGAACCGCATCCGCTCGATGGTCGAGGGCCGTCCCGACTGGCTGATCAGCCGTCAGCGCGCCTGGGGCACGCCCCTGGCCATGTTCGTCGACAAGCAGACGGGCCAGCCCCTGCATGACCCCGAGGTCGACGCCCGCATCGTCAAGGCCGTGGCCGAGGGCGGCGCCGACGTCTGGTTCTCGGCCCCCGATTCCGACTTCCTGGGCGCGCACGATCCCGAGCGGTTCGAGAAGGTCACCGACATCCTCGACGTCTGGTTCGACTCAGGCTCGACCCACGCCTTCACCCTGGACCCGCGCACGGCCGAGAGCGGCTATACGGGCGACCGCCCGTCGCACTGGCCGGCCGACCTCTATCTGGAAGGCTCGGACCAGCACCGCGGCTGGTTCCAGTCGTCGCTGCTGGAAGGCTGCGGCACGCGCGGCCGCGCCCCGTTCAAGGCGGTCCTGACCCACGGCTTCACCCTTGATGAAAACGGGGAGAAGATGTCGAAGTCGCGGGGCAACACGACCGACCCCCTGACCATCATCAAGGAGTCGGGCGCCGACATCCTGCGCCTGTGGGTGGCCTTGGTCGACTATTCGGACGACCAGCGCATCGGCAAGCAGATCCTGCAGACCACGGTCGACGCCTATCGCAAGCTGCGCAACACCGTCCGCTATCTGCTGGGCGCGCTGAACGGCTTCGACGAGGCCGAGCGCCTGCCCCACGACCAAATGCCGCCGCTGGAGCAGTTCATCCTGCACCGCCTGTGGGAGCTGGATCAGCAGGTGCGCGAGGCCTACCGCGATTACCGCTTCCAGGACGTGGTGCGCCCGGTGCTGGAGTTCTGCTCGGGCGATCTGTCGGCGCTGTATTTCGACGTGCGCAAGGACAGCCTCTACTGCGACCGTCCCGACAGCGTCCGCCGCCGCGCCGTGCGCACGGTGATGGACGAGGTCTTCAGCCGCCTGACCGCCTGGCTGGCCCCGCTGACGCCCTTCACCATGGACGAGGCCTGGACCACGCGCTTCCCCGACGCCGGCACCAACTGCGCGCGCGTCATCCCCGACACGCCTGATACGTGGCGGCATGATGCCGAAGCTCGTCGCTGGGCCCAGGTCGAAACCGTGCTGGAGGTCGTCAACGAAGCCCTGGAAGCCGCGCGCCGCGACAAGGTCATCGGCGGCGCCCTGGACGCCTGGCCGGTTGTCACCGCCCCGGCCGAGCTGCTGGCGCCGTTCGAGGGGCTGGACGCCGCCGAGGTGTTCCGCACCTCGGGCGCTGAACTGGTGGTCGGCGGCGAGGCCGTCACCGTCGAGGTCAAGCTGGCCGACCATCCCAAGTGCGCCCGCTCCTGGCGCCGGGTGCCGGACGTCGGCTCGGACCCCGACTACCCCGACCTGTCGGCCCGCGACGCCGACGCCGTCCGCTGGCTGGACGCCCGGAAGGCGTAA
- a CDS encoding DUF3828 domain-containing protein, with protein MRKLMTAKTTAMAVLALLAACSQAGEAADAPEPPAPAKVGRDAAYEAAAGEPEGFVRALYGVYAATGQASPAPGRDPLLGRTLNAMVGADHNQALGKGRRPYLRKDFICDCTGGQVVLTSVQTAQADKNNAEAAVVFTVDGQEKRQTLKLVREGMSWKVADVLVPGQAPLTERLLKVIE; from the coding sequence ATGCGCAAGCTGATGACGGCGAAGACCACGGCCATGGCGGTGCTCGCCCTGCTGGCGGCCTGCTCCCAGGCCGGAGAAGCCGCCGACGCGCCCGAGCCGCCCGCCCCCGCCAAGGTCGGCCGCGACGCCGCCTATGAGGCCGCCGCCGGCGAACCCGAGGGCTTCGTGCGCGCGCTCTACGGCGTCTACGCCGCGACGGGCCAGGCCTCGCCCGCCCCCGGCCGCGATCCCCTGCTGGGCCGCACCCTGAACGCCATGGTCGGCGCCGACCACAACCAGGCTTTGGGCAAGGGGCGACGCCCCTATCTGCGCAAGGACTTCATCTGCGACTGCACGGGCGGCCAGGTCGTCCTGACCTCGGTGCAAACCGCCCAGGCCGACAAGAACAACGCCGAGGCCGCGGTCGTCTTCACCGTCGACGGCCAGGAGAAGCGCCAGACCCTGAAGCTGGTCCGCGAGGGGATGAGCTGGAAGGTGGCCGACGTCCTCGTCCCCGGCCAGGCCCCGCTGACGGAGCGGCTGCTCAAGGTGATCGAGTAG